A window of Pedobacter lusitanus contains these coding sequences:
- a CDS encoding class I SAM-dependent methyltransferase → MKQNKYDDPDFFDNYSQMPRSTGGLNAAGEWQVFKALLPELKDKKILDLGCGFGWHCRYAREQHAQSVIGVDLSENMLKRAKESSDDAAIEYLQLAIEDIDFAAEQFDVVISSLAFHYVEDFAAVCKKVNHALKPGGSFVFSAEHPVFTSLASQDWYYDENGNRLHWPVDGYQNEGQRVARFLDNDVIKYHRTLETHINTIIDAGFRITKISEPQPSKEVLEEYPEMKDETRRPIFLLIAAVKN, encoded by the coding sequence ATGAAACAAAACAAATACGACGACCCGGATTTTTTTGATAATTACAGCCAGATGCCCCGTTCTACCGGAGGTCTGAATGCTGCCGGAGAATGGCAGGTCTTTAAGGCACTTCTTCCTGAGTTGAAAGATAAAAAAATCCTTGATTTAGGTTGTGGATTTGGCTGGCACTGCCGGTATGCACGTGAGCAGCACGCACAATCTGTAATTGGCGTCGATCTTTCTGAAAACATGTTAAAACGCGCAAAAGAAAGTTCTGATGATGCTGCAATTGAATATCTTCAGCTTGCTATAGAGGATATTGATTTCGCCGCCGAACAGTTTGATGTGGTGATCAGCTCCCTTGCTTTTCATTATGTGGAAGACTTTGCTGCAGTCTGCAAAAAAGTTAATCATGCACTTAAACCTGGTGGTTCATTTGTATTTTCTGCAGAACACCCGGTTTTTACCTCGCTGGCTTCACAGGACTGGTATTATGACGAAAACGGCAATAGATTACACTGGCCTGTGGATGGCTATCAGAATGAAGGTCAACGGGTAGCAAGGTTTCTCGATAATGATGTTATCAAGTATCACAGAACGCTGGAAACTCATATCAATACTATAATTGACGCAGGATTCCGCATTACAAAAATATCAGAACCACAGCCCTCAAAAGAAGTCCTGGAAGAATATCCTGAAATGAAGGACGAGACACGCCGTCCGATTTTTCTTTTGATAGCTGCA
- a CDS encoding class I SAM-dependent methyltransferase — MKNKLYKEFASYYADVTNDRDFKAQLELILDTYDSNNPCRSFLELFAGQSLHSIEALKKNDIDVWAIDSSAEMKQLAIAEGFQNPAQYIVNDLPEAILDTAGLTKFDCITCLYNGLSILNMEGVYHLLKNCRQKLNDNGKLFVEMHDIFLMTEYLSDPKIHYTELKNSRGEHIEYAWPSGKIKWNPYNYRAEVPVQFLIKSSQRTDTIEFTSYDHIYCAEHIIFLASLHGFQARILTDISAWKALFSNAIILELSVGDKNLND, encoded by the coding sequence ATGAAAAATAAACTATATAAAGAATTTGCAAGCTATTATGCAGATGTAACAAATGATAGAGATTTCAAAGCACAGTTAGAACTTATTCTTGACACTTACGATTCAAATAATCCCTGCAGGTCTTTTCTCGAGCTTTTTGCCGGTCAATCATTACATAGCATAGAGGCCTTAAAAAAAAATGATATTGACGTATGGGCAATAGATTCAAGCGCTGAAATGAAACAGCTGGCCATAGCTGAAGGTTTCCAAAATCCTGCTCAATATATAGTAAATGATCTTCCGGAGGCCATTCTGGATACTGCGGGCTTAACCAAATTCGATTGTATTACCTGCTTATACAACGGTCTTAGTATTCTCAATATGGAAGGTGTATATCACCTGCTTAAAAATTGCAGACAAAAATTAAATGACAACGGCAAATTGTTTGTCGAAATGCATGATATTTTCCTGATGACAGAATATCTTTCAGATCCAAAAATTCATTATACTGAACTTAAAAACTCAAGAGGTGAACACATTGAATATGCATGGCCAAGCGGCAAAATCAAATGGAACCCTTATAACTACAGAGCAGAGGTACCTGTACAATTTCTGATTAAATCATCACAAAGAACTGACACTATTGAATTTACATCATACGACCATATCTATTGCGCTGAGCACATCATCTTTCTTGCCAGCCTGCATGGCTTCCAGGCCAGGATACTTACCGATATTTCGGCATGGAAAGCCCTTTTCAGTAACGCCATCATACTGGAATTATCTGTCGGAGACAAAAACTTAAATGACTGA
- a CDS encoding alkaline phosphatase family protein: MKKSNQIQISLLLIFCTLATWYGCKAIGAEGAGPGNTTTQSGKTKKVLFIGIDGLVWRTITTVNAPVLKGLMDNSWTSTNALAEIPTWSSNGWSALLTGTGVAKHKASDNSFSNADFKNYPSFFHVIKAGLPDARTGSFVTWAPINDKIIAQEDATFRNSTGSDDATEKGLIKEISTNNPDVLFVQFDDVDHAGHAENFKPTTPSYVAAVKIVDQRVSRVLEAVKARPAYKDEDWLIVVAADHGGDNSHGGPSYLEQNSFIILNNAAIAPKLVEGEPVSVVETKPNTVTAVNLQKDVYGEFPALPALDLSSTGSFTLEFSVRALSAVSDPVIIGNKNWNSGYNKGIIISSNKGKIRANFGEGTSNRLDVDGIDLTDQNWHHVAVVVNRTTKKVILYDGGIQMAEGDISKVGDLQSGLTFKMGQDGTGKYSAAFTGNIADLRIFKAALPANTISTYAFADIDNHHPNQNDLVLNTKGNDGSGSIYAGNGTPDVSIKSNNGVTVSWSNITAAVFVKKTTDYKNAPHLYAVAPTILKFLGLTAPASYDGQSLINF; this comes from the coding sequence ATGAAGAAATCGAACCAAATTCAAATTTCATTATTGTTGATTTTCTGTACTCTGGCTACATGGTATGGTTGTAAAGCTATAGGTGCCGAAGGAGCAGGCCCCGGCAATACTACAACACAATCGGGAAAAACCAAAAAGGTGCTCTTTATCGGTATCGACGGATTAGTCTGGAGAACTATCACAACTGTAAATGCGCCGGTTTTAAAGGGTCTGATGGATAATTCCTGGACAAGTACCAATGCACTGGCAGAGATTCCAACCTGGAGTTCCAATGGCTGGTCGGCTTTACTGACAGGTACAGGAGTAGCAAAACACAAAGCATCAGATAATTCGTTCAGTAATGCAGACTTTAAAAACTACCCGTCCTTTTTTCATGTAATTAAAGCAGGATTGCCAGACGCCAGGACAGGTTCTTTTGTCACCTGGGCACCTATAAATGATAAGATTATAGCTCAGGAAGATGCAACGTTCCGTAATTCTACAGGAAGTGATGATGCAACAGAAAAAGGATTGATCAAAGAGATCAGTACCAATAACCCTGATGTCTTATTTGTCCAGTTTGATGATGTGGATCATGCCGGACACGCAGAAAACTTTAAGCCAACAACACCAAGCTATGTTGCGGCTGTGAAAATTGTAGATCAGCGTGTAAGCAGGGTGCTGGAAGCTGTTAAGGCAAGACCTGCCTATAAAGACGAAGACTGGCTTATTGTTGTTGCTGCGGATCATGGCGGGGATAATTCACATGGCGGCCCCAGTTATCTGGAGCAGAACTCATTTATCATATTGAATAACGCTGCGATTGCGCCAAAACTTGTAGAAGGAGAACCAGTTTCAGTAGTAGAAACCAAACCAAATACTGTGACAGCAGTGAACCTGCAAAAGGATGTATACGGAGAATTTCCAGCTTTACCTGCTCTGGATCTGAGTAGTACAGGTAGCTTTACTCTGGAATTCAGTGTCAGAGCATTATCTGCTGTCAGTGATCCGGTGATCATTGGTAATAAAAACTGGAATAGCGGATATAATAAGGGGATTATTATATCCAGCAATAAAGGAAAAATCAGAGCTAATTTTGGTGAAGGCACTTCGAACAGACTTGATGTTGACGGGATTGACCTTACTGATCAGAACTGGCATCATGTAGCTGTGGTCGTTAACCGGACCACCAAAAAGGTGATTCTATACGATGGTGGAATACAGATGGCAGAAGGAGATATTTCTAAAGTTGGAGACCTGCAAAGTGGTTTAACATTTAAAATGGGGCAGGATGGTACCGGAAAATACAGCGCTGCATTTACTGGTAATATTGCAGATCTGAGAATTTTTAAAGCTGCCTTGCCTGCAAATACAATCAGTACTTATGCATTTGCGGATATTGATAATCATCATCCTAATCAGAACGATCTGGTATTGAATACTAAAGGTAATGACGGCAGCGGTTCGATTTACGCCGGTAATGGTACCCCGGATGTCAGTATTAAAAGCAATAATGGCGTTACTGTAAGCTGGAGTAATATTACAGCAGCTGTTTTTGTGAAAAAGACTACGGATTATAAAAATGCGCCGCATTTATATGCAGTTGCTCCAACTATACTCAAATTTCTGGGACTTACTGCACCTGCCAGCTATGACGGTCAGAGTCTGATTAATTTCTAA
- a CDS encoding metal-dependent hydrolase family protein: MKNFCLKFITLCLLGLPITCAAQQQNDSVKLIKAGRLIDVEQGKVLYNQLILIDHDTIKSIGSNIAIPANATIIDLSNATVLPGLIDCHTHLTFQPGENYYDDIFRKTPVDLAIVAPLYAKRTLEAGFTACRDVGASAFIDVSLRNAINRGDIPGPRMLVATLFIGSTGSHGDLNGFSPYLDWITPKQMTGVANGVEGVRAQVRYNIKYGAEVIKFGASAGVLTEETSVGAPQFSQEEMNAIVQEANLWGLKTCAHAHGTVAIKMAVKAGVASIEHGSFLDDEAISLMKTHGTYLVADIYNDDYILSDYAKHGTPEKIINKEKLVGKAQRLSFQRAVKAGVKIAFGTDAGVYPHGWNGKQFKYMVKFGLTPMQAIQAATINAADLLGWKNKVGSLSAGKYADLVALKDDPLTDITLLEQIPFVMKGGTVYKNELKK, translated from the coding sequence ATGAAAAATTTCTGCTTAAAATTCATTACCCTATGCCTGCTCGGCTTACCCATAACCTGCGCTGCACAACAACAAAACGATTCAGTAAAACTGATTAAAGCCGGCAGACTGATTGATGTGGAACAAGGAAAAGTCCTGTATAATCAACTGATTTTGATTGATCATGATACGATAAAAAGCATAGGCTCCAATATTGCCATACCGGCTAATGCCACAATCATCGATTTGAGCAATGCTACAGTACTGCCCGGACTGATTGATTGCCATACCCACCTGACATTTCAGCCTGGCGAGAATTATTATGATGACATTTTCCGCAAAACACCTGTGGACCTGGCTATAGTTGCACCTTTATATGCAAAACGAACGCTGGAAGCAGGTTTCACAGCCTGCCGGGACGTAGGTGCCTCAGCGTTCATTGATGTATCCTTAAGAAATGCAATTAACCGGGGTGATATACCCGGTCCGCGAATGCTGGTTGCTACTTTATTTATTGGCAGTACAGGTAGTCATGGGGATCTTAATGGTTTTTCTCCTTATCTGGACTGGATTACGCCAAAACAAATGACTGGTGTAGCCAATGGTGTGGAAGGTGTAAGGGCCCAGGTACGCTATAATATAAAATATGGTGCAGAAGTTATAAAATTTGGTGCAAGTGCCGGCGTACTCACCGAAGAGACCAGTGTTGGTGCACCACAATTCTCGCAGGAAGAAATGAATGCTATTGTCCAGGAAGCAAATCTCTGGGGACTAAAAACCTGTGCACATGCACATGGTACTGTCGCTATAAAAATGGCAGTCAAAGCGGGGGTTGCTTCTATAGAACATGGCAGCTTTCTGGATGATGAGGCTATTAGTCTGATGAAAACTCATGGCACTTATCTGGTAGCTGACATTTATAATGATGATTATATTTTAAGTGATTATGCCAAACACGGAACGCCTGAAAAGATCATCAATAAAGAAAAACTGGTAGGTAAAGCACAGCGGCTGAGTTTTCAGCGGGCAGTCAAAGCCGGCGTTAAAATAGCATTTGGTACAGATGCGGGTGTCTATCCCCACGGCTGGAACGGTAAACAGTTTAAATATATGGTAAAATTTGGCCTGACTCCTATGCAGGCCATACAGGCTGCCACAATTAATGCAGCCGATTTATTAGGATGGAAAAATAAAGTGGGTTCATTAAGTGCAGGTAAATATGCCGATCTGGTGGCATTGAAAGATGATCCTCTGACAGATATTACTTTACTGGAACAAATTCCGTTTGTCATGAAGGGAGGAACTGTTTATAAAAATGAACTGAAGAAATAA
- a CDS encoding helix-turn-helix transcriptional regulator produces MAIHKLALIRYKTIDDCLKNRFRKWTLEDLIEKVSSALYELEGITTGVSKRTIQADIQLMRSDKLGYNAPIVVKDRRFYLYEDTTYSITKVPINNTDVDKMKEIVGVLKQFTAFNYFDDMSDMIARLENNLNKSTRQSGNHIQLESNKLVKGLSCIPALYQAILNKRSLLIEYKSFKAQLSQQGIYYPYLLKEYRNRWFLIVKAKKKNGLMTLALDRIIEFQELPNEEFIAYQGIDFDRYFDDLLGVTKSENDRAQKVILEFENTHSPYVITKPIHQSQTVISKNEKSTVFRIDVVLNFELEREILGFGEAVKVIAPRLLVNKIKRRLSAASNHYEQDISCS; encoded by the coding sequence ATGGCTATTCATAAACTCGCATTAATCCGCTATAAAACAATTGACGATTGTTTAAAAAACCGCTTCCGCAAATGGACATTGGAAGACCTGATTGAAAAAGTTTCCAGCGCCCTTTATGAACTCGAAGGGATCACTACCGGTGTAAGCAAACGTACCATACAGGCCGATATTCAGTTAATGAGAAGTGATAAGCTGGGTTATAATGCACCGATTGTTGTCAAAGACAGACGTTTTTATCTTTATGAGGATACAACCTATAGTATTACAAAGGTTCCGATCAACAATACTGATGTAGATAAAATGAAAGAAATTGTTGGTGTTTTAAAACAGTTCACCGCTTTTAACTATTTCGACGACATGAGTGATATGATTGCACGTCTGGAAAACAATCTGAACAAATCGACCAGACAGAGCGGAAATCATATTCAGCTGGAAAGTAACAAACTGGTTAAAGGATTATCCTGTATTCCGGCTTTATATCAGGCTATTTTAAATAAGCGGTCATTACTGATCGAATACAAATCCTTTAAAGCACAGCTGTCTCAACAGGGAATTTACTACCCTTATTTACTGAAAGAATACCGGAACCGCTGGTTTCTGATAGTCAAAGCAAAGAAAAAAAACGGACTGATGACTTTAGCACTGGACAGGATTATAGAATTCCAGGAGTTACCGAATGAAGAATTCATTGCTTATCAGGGTATTGATTTTGACCGTTATTTTGATGATCTGCTCGGAGTTACCAAAAGTGAAAATGACCGGGCTCAAAAGGTTATTCTGGAATTTGAGAATACACATTCTCCCTATGTAATTACAAAACCTATTCATCAGTCTCAGACAGTAATCAGTAAAAATGAAAAAAGCACTGTTTTTCGTATTGATGTGGTGTTGAATTTTGAGCTGGAACGTGAAATTCTGGGTTTCGGAGAGGCTGTTAAAGTGATCGCTCCCCGTTTACTGGTTAATAAAATAAAAAGGCGGCTGTCTGCAGCCAGCAATCACTATGAACAGGATATATCCTGTTCATAG